From a region of the Deinobacterium chartae genome:
- the hrpB gene encoding ATP-dependent helicase HrpB, producing MDFPALEALPQLRDALRGSGLALLQAPPGAGKSTVLPLELLHEPWLAGRRVVMLQPRRVAARAVAARMAELLGETVGETVGYRVRFESRSSARTRLEVVTEGILTRQLQRDPELAGVGLVIFDEFHERSLQADLAYTLCREVQGALRDDLRLLVMSATLSADLPARLGADLPVIRAEGRPHPVELRYLEADPQGPIAPTVARAVAQALERHPGDVLAFLPGVGEIRAVARLLEERHPEVRICPLYGDLPLDEQRRALLPDPQGRRRVVLATSIAETSLTLEGVRVVVDSGYARHAVFDPRSALTRLVTGRVTADSAAQRAGRAGRTAPGVAYRLWSERTQALLPPARPPEILEADLAPLTLELAQWGVRDAAELAWPDPPPARALEAARDLLLRLEAIDADGRITGRGARMLELPTHPRLAHLLLEGQAMGLAALACDVAALLEERDPLEREAGADLTRRVEALRAWRRAGARGEGVLARIERLSRQWRAQLRVGPEDAAPRPQDVGALIALAYPERVARRREQDRHRYRLAGGRGVRLEESDPLSGSDWLAVAQLDAGAEEGRVYLAAELDPTALEAHARDLEVVRWDARAGTLVAQRERRFGELIISTRPLNEVPPAQRLTALLEALRTEGLGLLNWTPQARQWQARVLSLRSWRPDEAWPDVSDSGLLASLEDWLGPQLGAVRRREDFARIDLEAALSALLPWPLPRQLDELAPARLTVPSGSAVRLEYAPDGSAPVLAVKLQELFGLADTPAVNGGRTPVLLHLLSPAGRPVQVTQDLRGFWERGYFEARKELRGRYPRHPWPDDPWTAEPTRRAKPRGT from the coding sequence ATGGACTTTCCCGCCCTCGAGGCCCTGCCCCAACTGCGCGACGCCCTGCGCGGCTCCGGACTGGCCCTGCTCCAGGCTCCGCCCGGCGCGGGCAAGAGTACCGTGCTGCCCCTCGAACTGCTCCACGAACCCTGGCTTGCGGGCCGCCGCGTCGTGATGCTTCAGCCGCGCCGGGTCGCGGCGCGCGCCGTGGCTGCGCGCATGGCCGAACTGCTGGGCGAGACGGTCGGGGAGACGGTGGGCTACCGGGTGCGCTTCGAGTCGCGCAGCTCGGCCCGAACCCGCCTCGAGGTGGTCACCGAGGGCATTCTGACCCGCCAGTTGCAGCGCGACCCCGAGCTTGCGGGCGTGGGCCTGGTGATCTTCGACGAGTTCCACGAGCGCTCGCTGCAGGCCGACCTCGCCTACACCCTGTGCCGTGAGGTGCAAGGTGCCCTGCGCGACGATCTGCGCCTGCTGGTGATGTCCGCGACCCTGAGCGCGGACCTGCCCGCCAGGCTCGGTGCGGACCTGCCGGTCATCCGCGCCGAGGGCCGCCCTCACCCGGTCGAGCTGCGTTACCTCGAGGCGGACCCGCAAGGCCCCATCGCCCCCACGGTCGCGCGGGCGGTGGCGCAGGCCCTGGAACGCCACCCGGGAGACGTTTTGGCCTTTTTACCCGGTGTGGGCGAGATCCGCGCGGTCGCGCGGCTGCTCGAGGAGCGCCACCCGGAGGTGCGCATCTGCCCGCTGTACGGCGACTTGCCGCTCGACGAACAGCGCCGTGCCCTCTTGCCCGACCCGCAGGGGCGGCGGCGGGTGGTGCTGGCGACCTCGATCGCCGAGACCAGCCTCACCCTCGAGGGCGTGCGGGTGGTGGTGGACTCGGGTTACGCGCGCCACGCGGTGTTCGATCCGCGCAGCGCCCTGACCCGGCTGGTGACCGGGCGGGTCACCGCCGACTCGGCCGCGCAGCGGGCCGGGCGAGCCGGACGCACCGCGCCCGGCGTGGCTTACCGCCTGTGGAGCGAGCGCACCCAGGCGCTGCTGCCCCCGGCCCGCCCGCCCGAGATCCTCGAGGCGGACCTGGCCCCGCTCACCCTCGAGCTGGCCCAGTGGGGCGTGCGCGACGCCGCCGAACTCGCCTGGCCCGACCCGCCGCCCGCCCGCGCCCTCGAGGCGGCCCGCGACCTGCTGCTGCGCCTGGAAGCCATAGACGCCGACGGGCGCATCACCGGGCGGGGCGCGCGCATGCTGGAACTTCCCACCCACCCCCGGCTGGCTCACCTGCTGCTCGAGGGGCAGGCCATGGGCCTCGCCGCCCTGGCCTGCGACGTGGCGGCCCTGCTCGAGGAGCGCGATCCGCTCGAACGCGAGGCCGGAGCGGACCTGACCCGTCGGGTGGAGGCGCTGCGCGCGTGGCGGCGGGCCGGAGCGCGCGGCGAAGGCGTGTTGGCCCGGATCGAACGCCTCTCCAGACAGTGGCGTGCGCAGCTGCGGGTCGGCCCCGAGGACGCGGCCCCGCGCCCGCAGGACGTGGGCGCACTGATCGCCCTGGCCTATCCGGAACGGGTGGCGAGGCGCCGCGAGCAGGACCGCCACCGCTACCGTCTGGCGGGCGGGCGTGGCGTGCGCCTCGAGGAGAGCGATCCGCTGTCAGGCAGCGACTGGCTGGCGGTGGCCCAGCTCGACGCGGGCGCGGAGGAAGGCCGGGTGTACCTCGCTGCCGAACTCGATCCCACGGCCCTCGAGGCGCACGCCCGCGACCTCGAGGTGGTGCGCTGGGACGCGCGCGCCGGCACGCTGGTGGCCCAGCGCGAGCGGCGTTTTGGTGAACTGATCATCAGCACCCGGCCCCTGAACGAGGTTCCGCCCGCTCAGCGCCTGACTGCGCTGCTCGAGGCGCTGCGGACCGAGGGGCTGGGCCTCCTGAACTGGACGCCGCAGGCCCGCCAGTGGCAGGCCCGCGTGCTCTCGCTGCGCAGCTGGAGGCCGGACGAGGCCTGGCCCGACGTTTCCGACAGCGGGCTGCTGGCCTCGCTCGAGGACTGGCTGGGCCCGCAGCTGGGCGCGGTGCGCCGCCGCGAGGATTTCGCGCGCATCGACCTCGAGGCGGCGCTCTCGGCCCTGCTGCCCTGGCCGCTGCCCCGGCAGCTCGACGAACTGGCCCCGGCCCGACTGACCGTGCCCAGCGGCAGCGCCGTGCGCCTCGAGTACGCGCCGGACGGCAGCGCCCCGGTGCTGGCGGTCAAGCTGCAAGAACTCTTCGGTCTGGCCGATACGCCCGCCGTCAACGGGGGGCGCACGCCGGTCCTGCTGCACCTGCTGTCTCCGGCGGGCCGTCCGGTGCAGGTCACCCAGGACCTGCGCGGTTTTTGGGAGCGCGGTTATTTCGAGGCGCGCAAGGAACTGCGCGGCCGCTATCCGCGCCATCCCTGGCCGGATGATCCCTGGACCGCCGAACCCACCCGCCGCGCCAAGCCCCGGGGAACTTGA
- the hpaI gene encoding 2,4-dihydroxyhept-2-ene-1,7-dioic acid aldolase, which translates to MLQGSIVPLITPFKNGAIDFTALERLIERQIEAGSHGLSVGGTTGEPGTLSLEERKSLIRAALELIGGRVPLLAGTGTLRLDETLEITAFAREQGAAGALVITPYYIKPNQDGLYRFFGEVAASVPDLPIVLYNIPGRSGVEIRIETVARLRRDHDNIVGLKHSSKDVEYVSELLRRVGRDFRVFCGLEALTFPMMAVGGVGTIAATANWLPKETAELCQLTLEGRYREALEVHYRLLEANDAIFWDTNPIPLKTVLSWMGLCEKEWREPLGPTSPEIEARLRAMARDYGLIEDEVTA; encoded by the coding sequence ATGCTGCAAGGCTCCATCGTTCCGCTGATCACCCCTTTCAAGAACGGGGCCATCGACTTTACGGCGCTCGAACGGCTGATCGAGCGCCAGATCGAGGCCGGCTCGCACGGCCTGTCGGTCGGTGGCACCACCGGCGAACCCGGCACCCTCTCGCTCGAGGAGCGCAAATCGCTGATCCGCGCCGCCCTTGAGCTCATCGGGGGGCGCGTTCCGCTGCTGGCCGGAACCGGCACGCTGCGTCTGGACGAAACCCTCGAGATCACCGCCTTCGCCCGCGAGCAGGGGGCCGCCGGTGCGCTGGTCATCACGCCGTACTACATCAAGCCCAACCAAGACGGCCTCTACCGTTTCTTCGGCGAGGTGGCCGCCAGCGTTCCCGACCTGCCCATCGTGCTTTACAACATCCCCGGCCGCTCGGGCGTGGAGATCAGAATCGAGACGGTCGCCCGCCTGCGCCGCGATCACGACAACATCGTGGGCCTCAAGCACTCCAGCAAGGACGTGGAATACGTCTCGGAGCTGCTGCGCCGGGTCGGGCGCGACTTCCGCGTGTTCTGCGGCCTCGAGGCCCTCACCTTCCCGATGATGGCGGTCGGCGGCGTGGGTACGATCGCCGCGACCGCCAACTGGCTGCCCAAAGAAACCGCCGAGCTGTGCCAGCTCACCCTCGAGGGGCGCTACCGGGAAGCCCTCGAGGTGCACTACCGCCTGCTCGAGGCCAACGACGCGATCTTCTGGGATACCAACCCGATCCCGCTCAAGACCGTGCTGTCGTGGATGGGCCTGTGCGAGAAGGAATGGCGTGAGCCGCTGGGCCCCACCAGCCCGGAAATCGAGGCGCGCCTGCGTGCCATGGCCCGCGACTACGGCCTGATCGAGGACGAGGTGACCGCATGA
- the hpaE gene encoding 5-carboxymethyl-2-hydroxymuconate semialdehyde dehydrogenase, whose translation MTADKETGQKLAELRAHLETRGLKHFIGGGWVDSVSGETFETHTPIDNSRIATVASGDARDIDAAAQAAKAAFATWRDTPPQERKRVLHRVADLIEARAGEIALLETLDTGQPIRFMKSAAARAAENFRFFADRCESAQDGLSLPARGFLNYTLRQPIGPVGVITPWNTPFMLSTWKIAPALAAGCTVVHKPAEWSPVTATLLAEIMDEAGLPKGAVNLVHGLGETAGKALTEHPDIKAIAFVGETTTGSLIMAQGSATLKRVHFELGGKNPVVVFADADFEAALDAVVFMIYSLNGERCTSSSRLLVEHAIYDDFTARVAERARSVRVGDPFDPATEVGPLVHPKHLEKVCSYFELARQEGATVAAGGERLEGPGNFVRPTLFTQAHNRMRIAQEEIFGPVLTAISFDSEAEALELANDVKYGLAAYLWTRDVSRAHRFAQGLEAGMVWVNSENVRHLPTPFGGMKHSGIGRDGGDYSFDFYMETKNIAIALGGHRAARLGAGTPSDARPTHGSEPDKKLAE comes from the coding sequence GTGACCGCAGACAAGGAAACCGGGCAGAAGCTGGCCGAACTGCGCGCGCACCTCGAGACGCGCGGCCTGAAGCACTTCATCGGCGGAGGCTGGGTGGACTCGGTCTCGGGTGAGACCTTCGAGACCCACACCCCCATCGACAACAGCCGCATCGCCACGGTAGCCTCGGGCGACGCGCGCGACATCGACGCCGCCGCTCAGGCGGCCAAGGCGGCCTTCGCAACCTGGCGCGACACCCCGCCCCAGGAGCGCAAGCGCGTCTTGCACCGGGTCGCCGACCTGATCGAGGCCCGCGCCGGGGAGATCGCGCTGCTCGAGACCCTGGATACCGGCCAGCCGATCCGTTTCATGAAGAGCGCTGCCGCGCGCGCCGCCGAGAACTTCCGTTTCTTCGCCGACCGCTGCGAGAGCGCCCAGGACGGCCTGAGCCTGCCCGCGCGGGGATTCTTGAACTACACCCTGCGGCAGCCCATCGGACCGGTGGGGGTCATCACGCCCTGGAACACCCCGTTCATGCTGTCCACCTGGAAGATCGCGCCGGCCCTCGCCGCCGGGTGCACCGTGGTGCACAAGCCCGCCGAGTGGAGCCCGGTCACCGCCACGCTGCTGGCCGAGATCATGGACGAGGCCGGGCTGCCCAAGGGAGCAGTAAACCTGGTTCACGGCCTGGGCGAGACCGCCGGCAAAGCCCTCACCGAGCACCCGGACATCAAGGCCATCGCCTTTGTCGGCGAGACCACCACCGGATCGCTGATCATGGCGCAGGGGTCCGCCACCCTCAAGCGGGTGCACTTCGAGCTGGGCGGCAAGAACCCGGTCGTGGTGTTCGCCGACGCCGACTTTGAGGCCGCCCTCGACGCGGTGGTGTTCATGATCTACAGCCTCAACGGCGAGCGCTGCACCTCGAGCAGCCGTCTGCTGGTCGAACACGCGATCTACGACGACTTCACCGCCCGCGTCGCCGAGCGGGCACGCAGCGTGCGGGTGGGCGACCCCTTTGACCCGGCCACCGAGGTCGGCCCGCTGGTGCACCCCAAGCACCTCGAGAAGGTCTGCTCGTACTTCGAGTTGGCCCGCCAGGAGGGTGCGACCGTGGCGGCGGGCGGCGAACGCCTCGAGGGGCCGGGCAACTTCGTGCGCCCCACGCTGTTCACCCAGGCCCACAACCGCATGCGCATCGCGCAGGAGGAGATCTTCGGGCCGGTCCTGACCGCCATTTCGTTCGACAGCGAGGCCGAGGCCCTGGAACTGGCCAACGACGTGAAGTACGGGCTGGCCGCCTACCTGTGGACCCGCGACGTGAGCCGCGCACACCGCTTCGCGCAGGGCCTCGAGGCCGGCATGGTGTGGGTGAACTCGGAAAACGTGCGCCACCTGCCCACCCCGTTCGGCGGCATGAAACACAGCGGCATCGGCCGCGACGGCGGCGACTACAGCTTCGATTTTTACATGGAGACCAAGAACATCGCCATTGCTCTGGGCGGGCACCGCGCCGCACGGCTGGGGGCGGGCACGCCCTCGGACGCCCGGCCCACCCACGGCAGCGAACCGGACAAGAAGCTCGCCGAATAA
- a CDS encoding helix-turn-helix domain-containing protein translates to MPTVRDLLERLPALALEGDPNTFFSDLYPAGDPVIAGGICVLKGPALIPEDVTALLCRAEVALPDTRARAVLRAAGTDELEQVRLEALRLLAREGRPALAVTRHLLAALASAKPERELVARLFDLTGVPAAVYAPWGELLAGAGPRGWPHTPPFGPEWHSLERGGYRLVAHADLSSALLPWALEVLGVAALRAAADSARLAGQGEALLAELLTGAGGADLGARLEGLGFEGSEFAVAVAELHGVQPRTPRGRARLTEALLTLRTAGDAFFARRGHRALSALRGGRVVWLWSSGRPETQRAALLAALLAASEADVRLGLSDPHARWQDAPQAQRQAVLALQATRFPRSSQSFSLLDPVHWVLSAQPAENLEALARTVLEPLRQADASGKLLQTLRLYLQDTHDLPALAERLHIHLNTLRYRLARIEQILGQPLSHPATLVRLYLAVQAEQGRGAS, encoded by the coding sequence GTGCCCACCGTTCGCGACCTGCTCGAGCGCCTGCCAGCCCTCGCCCTCGAGGGCGACCCCAACACGTTTTTCTCCGACCTGTACCCGGCCGGTGATCCGGTCATCGCCGGGGGCATCTGTGTTCTGAAGGGGCCCGCCCTGATCCCCGAAGACGTCACCGCGCTGCTTTGCCGCGCCGAGGTCGCCCTGCCGGACACCCGGGCGCGAGCCGTGCTGCGCGCGGCAGGTACGGACGAACTCGAACAGGTCCGCCTCGAGGCGCTGCGCCTGCTCGCCCGAGAGGGCCGCCCGGCGCTGGCGGTGACCCGCCACCTGCTGGCCGCGCTGGCGAGCGCCAAACCCGAACGCGAGCTGGTCGCCCGGCTGTTTGACCTGACCGGGGTTCCCGCCGCCGTCTACGCGCCCTGGGGCGAACTGCTGGCCGGGGCAGGGCCGCGCGGCTGGCCGCACACCCCCCCGTTTGGCCCCGAATGGCACAGCCTCGAGCGTGGCGGTTACCGCTTGGTGGCCCACGCCGACCTGAGCTCCGCGCTGCTGCCCTGGGCCCTCGAGGTGCTGGGCGTGGCTGCGCTGCGCGCGGCGGCAGACAGCGCCCGGCTGGCCGGACAGGGCGAGGCGCTGCTGGCCGAACTGCTGACCGGCGCGGGCGGAGCCGACCTGGGGGCGCGCCTCGAGGGGCTGGGCTTCGAGGGTTCCGAGTTTGCGGTGGCGGTGGCCGAACTTCACGGCGTGCAGCCGCGCACCCCCAGGGGCCGCGCGCGGCTGACCGAGGCCCTGCTGACCTTGCGGACTGCCGGAGACGCTTTTTTCGCGCGGCGCGGCCACCGCGCGCTCTCGGCGCTGCGCGGCGGCCGGGTGGTGTGGTTGTGGTCCAGCGGCCGTCCCGAAACGCAGCGCGCCGCACTTCTGGCCGCGCTGCTGGCCGCCAGCGAGGCCGACGTGCGGCTGGGGCTCTCGGACCCGCATGCCCGCTGGCAGGACGCGCCGCAGGCCCAGCGTCAGGCGGTGCTGGCCCTGCAGGCCACCCGCTTTCCGCGCAGCAGCCAGTCGTTCAGCCTGCTCGACCCGGTGCACTGGGTGCTCTCTGCCCAGCCCGCCGAGAACCTCGAGGCCCTCGCGCGCACGGTCCTCGAACCCCTCAGGCAGGCAGACGCGAGCGGCAAGCTGCTGCAGACCCTGCGGCTGTACCTGCAAGACACCCACGACCTGCCCGCGCTGGCCGAGCGGCTGCACATCCACCTCAACACCCTGCGCTACCGCCTCGCGCGCATCGAGCAGATCCTGGGCCAGCCGCTCTCGCACCCGGCCACGCTGGTGCGGCTGTACCTGGCCGTGCAGGCCGAGCAGGGGCGCGGCGCGTCGTAA
- the hpaD gene encoding 3,4-dihydroxyphenylacetate 2,3-dioxygenase: MPILPASPTDFNIIRSAYAELTVTDLEASRAHYVDLLGLVESARTEDALYLRALEERQHHCLVLRQAQRPAVNALGFKVSCEEDLGRLEAHFRRLGLPAVYVQKEFQGRTLRARDPQGMPLEFFHRMDPVERMLQRFDLYRGAHVMRIDHLNCMVADVQAAHDFYARQLGFRVSEYTETDAADPQLWAAWMHRKGNVHDLALMNGDGPRLHHVGMWVENGLDLIRICDIFAAAHLTDRLERGPGRHGLSNAMFLYVRDPDGHRTELYTGDYQTMDPDFEPIRWSVNDVRRQTFWGHKAPECWFLEASEFVWNGEPVPRQPARLSERPAIAT; encoded by the coding sequence ATGCCGATTCTTCCTGCCAGTCCGACCGACTTCAACATCATCCGCTCGGCCTATGCGGAGCTGACCGTGACCGACCTCGAGGCCTCGCGCGCGCACTACGTGGACCTGCTGGGCCTGGTCGAGAGTGCCCGCACCGAAGACGCCCTGTACCTGCGCGCCCTCGAGGAACGTCAGCACCATTGCCTGGTGCTGCGCCAGGCACAGCGGCCCGCCGTGAACGCGCTGGGCTTCAAGGTGAGCTGCGAGGAGGACCTGGGGCGCCTCGAGGCGCACTTCCGCCGCCTGGGCCTGCCGGCCGTTTACGTCCAAAAGGAGTTCCAGGGCCGCACGCTGCGCGCCCGCGACCCGCAGGGCATGCCCCTCGAGTTCTTTCACCGCATGGACCCGGTCGAGCGCATGCTGCAGCGTTTTGACCTGTACCGGGGCGCGCACGTGATGCGCATTGACCACCTGAACTGCATGGTTGCGGACGTGCAGGCAGCGCACGATTTTTATGCACGCCAGCTGGGTTTCCGGGTCTCCGAGTACACCGAGACCGATGCGGCAGACCCGCAGCTGTGGGCGGCGTGGATGCACCGCAAGGGCAACGTGCACGACCTGGCCCTCATGAACGGCGACGGTCCCCGCCTGCACCACGTGGGCATGTGGGTAGAAAACGGCCTGGACCTGATCCGCATCTGCGACATCTTCGCGGCGGCACACCTGACCGACCGCCTCGAGCGCGGCCCCGGGCGGCACGGCCTGTCCAACGCGATGTTCTTGTACGTCCGTGACCCGGACGGTCACCGCACCGAGCTGTACACCGGCGACTACCAGACCATGGATCCGGACTTCGAGCCGATCCGCTGGAGCGTGAACGACGTGCGCCGTCAGACCTTCTGGGGCCACAAGGCCCCCGAGTGCTGGTTCCTCGAGGCCAGCGAGTTCGTGTGGAACGGCGAGCCGGTGCCCCGGCAGCCTGCCCGCCTGAGCGAGCGTCCTGCGATTGCCACCTGA
- the hpaB gene encoding 4-hydroxyphenylacetate 3-monooxygenase, oxygenase component, whose amino-acid sequence MGARTGSEFLEGLRKNPPNLYIDGVRVTDPTTHPATRNVAHSIARLYDLQHDPQLQDVLTYEENGQRYGMSFLIPRSKEDLRRRAAMHKAWADDCLGFMGRTPDYLNVNLMAAAMAAEYFNRCEGSGEPGSGRNYGENMRRYYEFVREHDLCLTHALTNPQVNRSVGASQLPDPYIALGIVRETEEGVVMRGARMMATLPIADEILIFPSTVLKENEDKSKYAMAFAIPTSTPGLYFQCREPLDIGRDPEDHPLGARYDEQDAFVIFDDVLVPWERIFLLYDVKLANQAYGQTGAVLHMAHQVVCGKIAKTEALLGAAQSIVNAIGSGVFQHVQQKVSEFIVTLEILRALEIAAVEGATPNAYGVMTPARGPLDAARNYYPQVYPRLNELIQLLGASGIIMMPTRADREGPMGPHIAKYLQAGNASAEERLRLFRLAWDMTLSSFGARQNLYEKHFFGDPVRMQCALYEIYDKQPFVDRIHAFLERSAESAVAAD is encoded by the coding sequence ATGGGAGCACGAACCGGCAGCGAGTTCCTCGAGGGACTGCGCAAGAACCCCCCGAACCTGTACATCGACGGCGTGCGGGTCACCGACCCCACCACCCATCCGGCCACCCGCAACGTGGCCCACTCGATCGCGCGGCTGTACGACCTGCAGCACGACCCCCAGTTGCAGGACGTGCTGACCTACGAGGAGAACGGGCAGCGCTACGGCATGTCGTTCCTGATTCCGCGCAGCAAGGAGGATCTGCGGCGCCGTGCGGCCATGCACAAGGCCTGGGCCGATGACTGCCTGGGCTTTATGGGCCGCACGCCCGACTACCTGAACGTGAACCTGATGGCGGCGGCCATGGCCGCCGAGTACTTCAACCGCTGCGAGGGCTCGGGCGAGCCGGGCTCGGGCCGCAACTACGGCGAGAACATGCGCCGTTACTACGAGTTCGTGCGCGAGCACGACCTGTGCCTGACCCACGCCCTGACCAACCCGCAGGTGAACCGCTCGGTGGGTGCCTCGCAGCTGCCCGACCCGTACATCGCGCTGGGCATCGTGCGCGAAACCGAGGAAGGAGTGGTCATGCGCGGGGCGCGCATGATGGCCACCCTGCCCATCGCCGACGAGATTTTGATCTTTCCGTCCACGGTCCTCAAAGAGAACGAGGACAAGAGCAAGTACGCGATGGCCTTCGCCATCCCGACCTCGACGCCGGGACTGTATTTCCAGTGCCGCGAGCCGCTCGACATCGGCCGTGACCCCGAGGACCACCCGCTGGGCGCGCGCTACGACGAGCAGGACGCCTTCGTGATCTTCGACGACGTGCTCGTTCCGTGGGAGCGCATTTTCTTGCTGTACGACGTCAAGCTGGCCAACCAGGCCTACGGCCAGACCGGCGCGGTGCTGCACATGGCCCACCAGGTGGTGTGCGGCAAGATCGCCAAGACCGAGGCCCTGCTGGGTGCCGCGCAGAGCATCGTGAACGCCATCGGTTCGGGGGTCTTCCAGCACGTGCAGCAGAAGGTGTCCGAGTTCATCGTGACCCTCGAGATCCTGCGGGCCCTCGAGATCGCCGCAGTCGAGGGGGCCACGCCCAACGCCTACGGCGTGATGACCCCGGCGCGCGGGCCGCTCGACGCCGCCCGCAACTACTACCCGCAGGTCTACCCGCGCCTGAACGAGCTGATTCAGCTGCTGGGTGCCAGCGGCATCATCATGATGCCCACCCGGGCCGACCGCGAGGGACCGATGGGGCCGCACATCGCCAAGTACCTGCAGGCCGGCAACGCCAGCGCCGAGGAGCGGTTGCGGCTGTTCCGGCTGGCCTGGGACATGACCCTCTCGAGCTTCGGTGCGCGCCAGAACCTGTACGAGAAGCACTTCTTCGGCGACCCGGTGCGTATGCAGTGCGCGCTGTACGAGATCTACGACAAGCAGCCGTTCGTGGACCGCATCCACGCCTTCCTCGAGCGCAGCGCCGAGAGCGCTGTCGCAGCCGACTGA
- a CDS encoding fumarylacetoacetate hydrolase family protein gives MRHARVIAAGQYQDVTVEGEYVVTAAGHRHRLEEVTWLPPVQAGTILALALNYGDHATELNLERPEQPALFPKFRNALVGHLGTVVRPRGVEFMHYENELAVIIGRSARRVKAADAMAYVKGYTIFNDLVVRDFVINHFRPPVKPKNFDTFGPIGPWWVDAADIEDPHNLEITTYVNGELRQRGNTRDMLFRIPEIIEYVSEFMTLEENDILCTGTPKGISHIRPGDVMELHIEGIGMLKNRVVAEETLLEEAARLEVSQ, from the coding sequence ATGAGGCACGCCCGTGTGATCGCCGCCGGACAGTACCAAGACGTCACCGTCGAGGGCGAGTACGTGGTCACCGCCGCCGGGCACCGCCACCGCCTCGAGGAGGTCACGTGGCTGCCGCCGGTGCAGGCCGGGACCATCTTGGCCCTGGCCCTGAACTACGGGGACCACGCCACCGAGCTGAACCTCGAGCGGCCCGAGCAACCCGCCCTCTTTCCCAAGTTCAGGAACGCCCTGGTCGGTCACCTGGGCACGGTGGTGCGCCCGCGCGGCGTGGAGTTCATGCACTACGAGAACGAACTCGCCGTGATCATCGGCCGTTCGGCCCGGCGCGTGAAAGCGGCCGACGCCATGGCGTACGTCAAGGGCTACACCATCTTCAACGACCTGGTGGTGCGCGACTTCGTGATCAACCACTTCCGCCCCCCGGTCAAGCCGAAGAACTTCGATACCTTCGGCCCGATCGGACCGTGGTGGGTAGACGCCGCCGACATCGAGGACCCGCACAACCTCGAGATCACCACCTACGTAAACGGCGAGTTGCGCCAGCGCGGCAACACCCGCGACATGCTCTTCCGCATTCCCGAGATCATCGAGTACGTCAGCGAGTTCATGACCCTCGAGGAAAACGACATCCTGTGCACCGGTACGCCCAAAGGCATCTCGCACATTCGTCCCGGCGACGTGATGGAACTGCACATCGAGGGCATCGGGATGCTGAAAAACCGGGTGGTGGCCGAGGAGACGCTCCTCGAGGAAGCCGCCCGGCTGGAGGTGAGCCAGTGA
- a CDS encoding ABC transporter substrate-binding protein, which produces MRKFALTAALFLTASLAQAEVRVGVVVSTTGPAASLGIPEKNTFALLPTTIGGEKVTYIILDDASDTTSAVRNTRKLVSENKVDILIGTTTTPASLAMIDVAAETKTPMISLAASESIIAPVDNKKYWVFKTPQTDALMAEAILEHMSKNGVKTLGYIGFNDAYGEGWATEVKRFADKYGIRIVANERYNRTDASVTGQILKLVAAKPDAVLIGASGTPAVLPQSTLNDRGYAGKIYQTHGVANSDFLRVGGKAVEGAILPAGPILVAEQLPKDSPTRAVALNYIRAYEKKYGEGSRSTFGAHAWDAGLMLQRAIPIALKKAKPGTAEFRKALRDALEGTKGLVATHGVFNMSAKDHLGLDKRARVMVTIEGGDWKLLK; this is translated from the coding sequence ATGAGGAAGTTTGCGCTCACCGCTGCCCTGTTCTTGACCGCCAGCCTCGCTCAGGCCGAGGTGCGCGTCGGTGTCGTGGTCTCGACCACCGGCCCGGCCGCCTCGCTCGGCATTCCGGAAAAGAACACCTTTGCCCTGCTTCCCACCACCATCGGCGGCGAAAAGGTCACGTACATCATCCTCGATGACGCCTCGGACACCACCAGCGCGGTGCGCAACACCCGCAAACTGGTCTCCGAGAACAAGGTGGACATCCTGATCGGCACCACCACCACCCCGGCGAGCCTGGCCATGATCGACGTGGCCGCCGAGACCAAAACCCCCATGATCAGTCTGGCCGCTTCCGAATCGATCATCGCGCCGGTGGACAACAAGAAGTACTGGGTGTTCAAGACCCCGCAGACCGACGCGCTGATGGCCGAGGCGATCCTCGAGCACATGTCCAAAAATGGCGTCAAGACCCTGGGCTACATCGGCTTTAACGACGCCTACGGCGAGGGCTGGGCCACCGAGGTCAAGCGTTTTGCCGACAAGTACGGCATCCGCATCGTGGCCAACGAGCGCTACAACCGCACCGACGCCTCGGTGACCGGTCAGATCCTCAAGCTCGTGGCGGCCAAGCCGGACGCGGTCTTGATCGGTGCGTCGGGCACCCCGGCAGTACTGCCACAGAGTACGCTCAACGACCGCGGCTACGCGGGCAAGATCTACCAGACCCACGGCGTGGCCAACTCGGACTTTCTGCGGGTAGGCGGCAAGGCGGTCGAAGGAGCCATCTTGCCCGCCGGTCCGATCCTGGTGGCCGAGCAGTTGCCCAAGGACAGCCCCACCCGCGCCGTAGCGCTCAACTACATCCGCGCCTACGAAAAGAAGTACGGCGAGGGATCGCGCTCCACCTTCGGAGCGCACGCCTGGGACGCGGGCCTGATGCTGCAGCGCGCCATCCCCATCGCGCTCAAGAAGGCCAAGCCCGGAACGGCCGAGTTCCGCAAGGCCCTGCGCGACGCCCTCGAGGGCACCAAGGGCCTGGTAGCCACCCACGGGGTGTTCAACATGAGTGCCAAAGACCACCTGGGCCTGGACAAGCGCGCCCGGGTGATGGTGACCATCGAAGGCGGCGACTGGAAGCTGCTCAAGTAA